Proteins encoded by one window of Prevotella nigrescens:
- a CDS encoding YgiQ family radical SAM protein, translating to MSNNKPTRRQNKATQAQNTKPSRKDSSTGEQKNKEREVRTTPSRFMLTDFLPTTKKEVELRKWNELDVILFSADAYIDHPAFGAAVIGRTLEAAGYRVAIVPQPDWHGDFRDFKKLGRPRLYFGISAGAMDSMVNKYTANKRLRSEDAYSPDGRHDLRPEYPSIVYSKILRQLYPDVPIVLGGIEASLRRLSHYDYWKDSLRKSVLCDSGADVIIYGMGEKQIVSIAQELESGRNIKDIKEIPQIAYLCKKADIPEGIKADDIVLHSHEECLHNKKFQSENFRHIEEESNKKHAQRILQEVDGQYIVVNPPYPTMSTAEVDAAYDLPYTREPHPKYKGKVIPAYEMIKFSVNIHRGCFGGCAFCTISAHQGKFIASRSKESILKEVKQVIQMPDFKGYLSDLGGPSANMYGMAGKNQKACEHCKRPSCIHPEICPNLNTDHSKLLEIYRAVDALPGIKKSFIGSGVRYDLLLHDSKDEKANQSAREYTRELIKKHVSGRLKIAPEHTSDRVLQLMRKPSFKQFYQFKRIFDRINKEENLRQQIIPYFISSHPGCKEEDMAELAVITKDLDFHLEQVQDFTPTPMTVSTEAWYSGYDPYTLEPIFSAKTPREKLAQRQFFFWYKPEERKNIERELKRIGRSDLIGKLYDNKPFHGRVNYDPKAIGSSPADDKRSRRKKPYKQNDNWNKGKKNRR from the coding sequence TTGAGTAACAATAAACCAACAAGAAGGCAGAACAAAGCGACACAAGCCCAAAACACAAAGCCTTCGCGAAAAGATTCAAGCACAGGAGAACAAAAGAACAAGGAGCGCGAAGTTCGAACAACACCCTCACGCTTTATGCTCACCGACTTTCTGCCTACTACGAAGAAAGAGGTGGAGCTAAGGAAATGGAACGAATTAGACGTCATTCTGTTTTCTGCCGATGCCTATATAGACCACCCAGCCTTTGGTGCTGCCGTCATTGGGCGCACCTTGGAAGCCGCAGGCTACCGTGTTGCCATTGTTCCGCAACCCGACTGGCACGGCGATTTCCGAGATTTCAAGAAGTTAGGGCGTCCACGTTTATACTTTGGCATCTCTGCCGGTGCAATGGATTCTATGGTAAACAAGTACACCGCCAACAAACGTTTACGCTCCGAAGATGCCTATTCACCCGACGGACGCCACGACCTGCGCCCCGAATACCCTTCCATAGTGTATTCTAAAATCCTTCGCCAACTTTATCCTGACGTGCCTATCGTATTGGGAGGCATCGAAGCATCGTTGCGCCGACTGAGCCATTACGACTATTGGAAAGACAGCCTTCGCAAGAGTGTGCTATGCGATTCGGGTGCCGATGTCATTATTTATGGTATGGGCGAAAAGCAAATCGTCAGCATTGCGCAAGAATTGGAGAGTGGCAGAAACATCAAGGACATCAAGGAAATACCGCAAATAGCCTATCTTTGCAAGAAAGCAGATATACCAGAAGGCATCAAGGCGGACGACATTGTGCTGCACTCGCACGAAGAATGCCTGCACAACAAGAAGTTTCAGTCGGAAAACTTCAGACACATTGAAGAGGAATCGAACAAGAAACACGCTCAACGCATATTGCAGGAAGTAGACGGACAATACATCGTGGTAAACCCTCCCTATCCCACAATGAGTACGGCGGAGGTAGATGCGGCTTACGATTTGCCTTACACACGAGAGCCACACCCCAAATACAAGGGCAAGGTGATACCTGCTTACGAAATGATTAAGTTCAGTGTGAACATTCACCGAGGCTGTTTCGGCGGTTGCGCATTCTGCACAATATCCGCTCATCAAGGTAAATTCATAGCAAGCCGCTCGAAGGAAAGTATTCTGAAAGAAGTGAAACAGGTGATACAGATGCCCGATTTCAAAGGCTATCTGTCAGACTTAGGCGGGCCTTCTGCCAATATGTACGGTATGGCAGGAAAGAACCAAAAGGCTTGCGAACATTGCAAACGACCCAGTTGCATACACCCGGAAATATGTCCGAACCTGAATACAGACCATTCCAAACTGCTCGAAATTTACAGAGCAGTAGACGCGTTGCCTGGCATTAAGAAAAGTTTTATTGGCTCGGGAGTGCGCTACGACTTGCTGCTGCACGACAGCAAAGACGAGAAAGCCAACCAATCGGCACGTGAATATACACGCGAATTGATTAAGAAGCACGTAAGCGGACGACTTAAAATTGCACCAGAGCACACGTCAGACCGTGTTCTACAACTTATGCGCAAGCCTTCGTTCAAGCAGTTTTACCAATTCAAACGCATATTCGACAGAATAAACAAGGAAGAAAACCTGCGCCAGCAAATTATTCCTTACTTTATTTCGTCGCACCCTGGCTGCAAGGAAGAAGATATGGCAGAACTTGCAGTGATTACAAAAGACCTTGACTTTCACTTGGAACAGGTGCAAGACTTCACGCCAACGCCTATGACGGTTTCCACCGAAGCGTGGTATTCGGGCTACGACCCCTACACGCTGGAACCAATATTCTCGGCAAAGACTCCTCGAGAGAAGCTGGCACAGCGTCAATTCTTCTTTTGGTACAAGCCCGAAGAGCGAAAAAACATTGAACGCGAACTGAAACGGATAGGCAGAAGCGACCTTATAGGAAAGCTATACGACAACAAACCT